In Phlebotomus papatasi isolate M1 chromosome 1, Ppap_2.1, whole genome shotgun sequence, the following proteins share a genomic window:
- the LOC129801427 gene encoding prefoldin subunit 3: protein MTTVEMPKLPESQKTYAGIPEAVFVEDVDTFMAQPENDNNSDRVLRKLDEQHGKYKFMELNIATKRRKLKQQIPDLAKSLEMINILRNQADDMETQFLLSEQVFVKTTISPTKTVCLWLGANVMLEYPLDEAEELLKQNMDSAIVNLKCLEHDQDFLRDQLTTTEVNMARVYNWDLKKRQAAKAASTTPASS, encoded by the exons ATGACTACCGTAGAGATGCCCAAACTGCCTGAGAGTCAGAAGACCTACGCAGGAATCCCAGAAGCTGTCTTTGTT GAGGATGTGGACACATTTATGGCCCAACCGGAGAATGACAACAACAGCGATCGGGTTCTCCGGAAATTGGATGAGCAGCATGGCAAGTACAAATTCATGGAGCTCAACATTGCCACAAAAAGACGGAAGCTCAAGCAGCAGATTCCTGATCTGGCCAAATCCCTCGAGATGATTAACATCCTGAGAAATCAGGCGGATGACATGGAGACACAATTCCTTCTCAGTGAGCAGGTCTTTGTCAAGACTACAATTTCACCCACAAAGACTGTTTGTCTGTGGCTGGGGGCCAATGTGATGCTGGAGTATCCACTGGATGAGGCTGAGGAACTGCTGAAGCAGAATATGGATTCGGCCATTGTAAACCTCAAGTGCTTGGAGCACGATCAGGACTTTCTCCGGGATCAATTGACCACCACAGAGGTGAATATGGCTAGGGTCTACAATTGGGATTTGAAGAAGAGGCAAGCAGCCAAAGCAGCCAGCACAACTCCGGCCAGTTCGTAA
- the LOC129801411 gene encoding c-Myc-binding protein homolog encodes MAYKPIDSRRDEYRKYLERNGVMETLTKVLCKLMLQYENDNKDDAIDFIRKNLGDAVYENDLIASLRTQLEESRKEIEDLKRQIRELKEAGAAAVDEVAPSASEEPVSSPREEPVASSREEPVASPREEPVASPRQETVSSPRQEQAPVETVEEGKTEEAVAENLTEPKTDEPAEKPTAEPMKSDSVEETAESAKEDTPASPPEAPKDAPAEETASPKEPAEADKA; translated from the exons ATGGCATACAAG CCGATTGACTCGAGGCGCGATGAGTATCGCAAGTATTTGGAGCGCAACGGCGTTATGGAGACACTCACGAAGGTGTTGTGCAAGTTGATGCTCCAGTACGAGAACGACAACAAGGACGATGCCATTGATTTTATCCGGAAGAATTTGGGTGATGCCGTCTATGAGAATGACTTGATTGCGTCCCTGAGGACCCAACTCGAAGAGAGTCGCAAGGAGATTGAGGATCTCAAGAGGCAGATTCGTGAATTGAAAGAGGCAGGAGCAGCTGCTGTGGATGAGGTGGCACCTTCAGCGTCAGAAGAACCGGTATCTTCTCCGCGAGAGGAACCGGTGGCTTCTTCAAGGGAGGAACCGGTGGCTTCCCCGAGGGAGGAACCAGTGGCTTCTCCAAGGCAGGAGACTGTGTCATCTCCACGGCAGGAACAGGCACCCGTGGAGACTGTAGAGGAGGGAAAGACAGAAGAAGCAGTGGCTGAAAATCTGACTGAGCCAAAAACTGATGAGCCAGCAGAAAAACCGACCGCCGAGCCAATGAAATCTGATAGCGTGGAGGAAACCGCGGAGTCAGCAAAAGAAGATACTCCGGCAAGTCCACCAGAAGCACCCAAGGATGCTCCAGCAGAGGAAACCGCTTCGCCCAAAGAACCAGCAGAAGCCGACAAGGCATAG